A genomic segment from Leptolyngbya boryana PCC 6306 encodes:
- a CDS encoding MarR family winged helix-turn-helix transcriptional regulator: MRCLRADMRARKSTELSVPQFRTLAFLDRTPGASLSELAEHLGVTRATASANTERLVQRNYVERYDNPEERRRVVLNLTEEGKQHLYQTRAQTRAYITDLLSSLTAEQVAQIDEALGLLNEIFEEPLLGLSDE; the protein is encoded by the coding sequence ATGCGTTGTCTCCGGGCAGATATGCGGGCACGAAAGAGTACTGAACTCTCTGTTCCGCAGTTCCGAACACTGGCATTTCTCGATCGTACTCCCGGCGCATCGTTATCTGAACTTGCAGAACATTTGGGAGTAACTCGTGCTACCGCATCGGCAAATACAGAAAGGCTCGTCCAGCGGAATTATGTTGAGCGGTATGACAACCCAGAAGAACGCCGCAGAGTTGTACTCAATTTGACCGAGGAAGGTAAGCAGCATCTATATCAGACTCGCGCTCAAACTCGCGCTTACATTACAGATTTGCTCAGTAGCTTGACCGCAGAACAAGTGGCTCAAATTGATGAAGCTTTGGGATTACTGAATGAGATTTTTGAGGAACCTTTGCTAGGTTTATCTGATGAATAA
- a CDS encoding NADPH-dependent oxidoreductase yields the protein MTLAPDLSSTKTSLLRDRYGTAFDLDAPWSRTLSDLFSHRSIRAYLSKPLPSDTLELLVAAAQSAATSSNLQTWSVIAITDQARKERFAQLAGGQSHIQQCPLFLVWVADLARLAHIAENRGLPHEGLNYLEMFLMASIDASLAAQNAVIAAESLGLGTVYIGALRNQPEAVSAELNLPKHVFAVFGLCVGYADPEKPAAIKPRLPQEAVLHQEQYSLEIQNEAIEHYDETMTRFYAEQQMNTPGNWSQHSVDRIATPESLRNRAQLREFLNNLGFELR from the coding sequence ATGACACTTGCTCCTGATCTGTCTTCAACTAAAACTTCTCTGTTACGCGATCGCTATGGAACAGCATTCGATTTAGATGCTCCTTGGAGTCGAACTTTATCTGACCTGTTCTCTCATCGCTCAATTCGAGCTTATCTTTCTAAACCGCTACCATCAGATACTCTAGAACTCTTAGTTGCAGCAGCACAATCGGCAGCAACCTCCTCGAATCTACAGACTTGGAGTGTTATTGCAATCACAGATCAAGCTCGTAAAGAACGATTCGCTCAACTTGCAGGCGGACAATCTCATATTCAGCAATGTCCATTGTTTCTGGTCTGGGTAGCAGATCTAGCACGACTTGCTCATATTGCTGAAAATCGCGGGCTACCTCACGAAGGGTTGAACTATCTAGAGATGTTTTTGATGGCTTCGATCGATGCGAGTCTTGCGGCTCAAAATGCTGTCATCGCAGCAGAATCGCTCGGCTTGGGAACAGTCTACATTGGTGCATTGCGAAATCAACCGGAAGCAGTTTCAGCAGAACTTAATTTACCGAAGCATGTCTTTGCTGTATTCGGGTTGTGTGTTGGTTATGCTGATCCTGAAAAGCCAGCAGCGATTAAGCCTCGTTTGCCACAGGAAGCTGTTCTGCATCAGGAGCAGTACAGTTTAGAGATTCAAAACGAAGCGATCGAGCACTATGACGAAACGATGACTCGCTTTTACGCAGAGCAGCAGATGAATACGCCTGGAAATTGGTCACAGCATTCTGTCGATCGCATTGCGACTCCAGAATCGCTGCGAAATCGCGCTCAACTGCGTGAGTTTCTGAATAATTTAGGGTTTGAGCTACGTTAA
- a CDS encoding class I SAM-dependent methyltransferase, which yields MVTTYDPTLFQGAASYYVRYRSRYPQSLFDRIADHFQLSPQERLLDLGCGAGLVAIPFSDRFREVVAIDPDADMLKEAQAEAERTGVNNIHWIHDRAESLSEELGQFRLATFGRSFHWMQRELVAEKLRSLLTDDGGIVILKTGDDPWNSQLPWKKTAISVVKRWLGDQRRTGQAGQGTWKSLDVPHDVVLETAGFTQHTTIEVTFEKTWTVDSYLGYLYSTAFALPSFFGENREEFEADLKKSLFEIESSGNFTEVLSAAALIAQKSK from the coding sequence ATGGTTACTACCTACGATCCGACTTTATTTCAGGGCGCAGCTTCGTACTATGTGCGCTATCGATCTCGCTATCCTCAAAGTCTATTTGATCGAATCGCCGATCACTTTCAACTCAGCCCTCAAGAACGCCTGTTAGATCTTGGCTGTGGAGCAGGATTAGTTGCAATTCCATTTAGCGATCGCTTTCGGGAAGTCGTCGCGATTGATCCCGATGCTGACATGCTCAAAGAAGCTCAGGCAGAAGCAGAAAGAACAGGGGTCAATAACATTCACTGGATTCACGATCGGGCAGAATCGCTTTCTGAAGAACTTGGTCAATTTCGACTGGCAACATTTGGGCGATCGTTTCACTGGATGCAGCGGGAACTCGTTGCGGAAAAATTGCGATCGCTGCTCACTGATGATGGCGGAATTGTCATTCTCAAAACGGGCGATGATCCCTGGAATAGTCAGCTACCTTGGAAGAAAACAGCAATTTCTGTAGTCAAGCGATGGCTTGGAGATCAGCGGCGCACAGGGCAAGCAGGACAGGGCACCTGGAAATCTCTAGACGTGCCTCATGATGTGGTGTTAGAGACAGCAGGATTTACACAGCACACTACGATCGAAGTCACTTTTGAGAAAACCTGGACAGTGGATTCGTATTTAGGTTACCTCTATTCAACCGCGTTCGCGCTTCCTTCTTTTTTTGGGGAGAACCGCGAAGAATTTGAGGCAGATCTCAAAAAATCATTGTTTGAGATTGAATCATCTGGCAACTTCACTGAAGTACTATCTGCTGCTGCACTGATTGCGCAAAAAAGTAAGTAA
- a CDS encoding aliphatic sulfonate ABC transporter substrate-binding protein produces MRSRIKIHRRQFVRIVLPGLVGVSTAALGSCGKPASTVSSSPNAATNIAANTGSSIGSGIKTKVIRLGFQQAGDLVKVTGVLEKRLEPLGVKVEWAQFVQGPQLMEAMNVDKIDLGSVGETPPIFAQAAGAQIVYVVGSKTTPQTGKSSIIAVPPESPIQKIEDIKGQEVYFQKASASHYFILVALKEAGLSIKDIKVRSIPNVEARAAFIEGKVPVWVSGDPHYAIAEKLGRIRVLRDSVGTNSPGGYYVGRRKFAEENPELLKIVIEEIDKIEQWAEANRTDAAKLIAPEQKLDLDVMQKVIDRRTFGRRAISPDLIRDQQRVVDVFFENALIPKRVNVQDALLPSDLYAAITPQNISQR; encoded by the coding sequence ATGAGATCAAGAATTAAGATCCATCGTCGTCAGTTTGTTCGCATTGTGCTGCCTGGTTTAGTCGGAGTTTCAACCGCAGCATTGGGCAGTTGTGGCAAGCCAGCTTCGACTGTCTCTAGTTCTCCCAATGCAGCAACTAATATTGCTGCCAATACTGGCTCTAGCATCGGCTCTGGAATCAAAACGAAGGTAATTCGCCTAGGCTTTCAGCAAGCAGGAGACTTAGTAAAAGTTACCGGGGTCTTAGAGAAACGATTAGAGCCATTAGGTGTCAAAGTTGAGTGGGCACAATTTGTCCAAGGTCCACAACTCATGGAAGCAATGAATGTGGATAAGATCGACTTAGGATCAGTTGGTGAAACGCCGCCTATTTTTGCTCAAGCAGCGGGAGCACAAATCGTTTATGTTGTCGGCTCAAAAACCACGCCCCAAACTGGAAAAAGCAGTATTATCGCTGTTCCGCCGGAGTCTCCCATCCAAAAAATTGAAGATATCAAAGGACAAGAAGTTTATTTTCAGAAAGCTTCAGCCTCTCACTACTTTATCTTGGTCGCACTAAAAGAAGCAGGACTAAGCATCAAAGATATCAAAGTCAGAAGTATCCCCAATGTAGAAGCACGAGCCGCATTTATTGAAGGTAAAGTACCTGTATGGGTGTCGGGCGATCCTCACTACGCGATCGCAGAAAAGCTCGGTCGAATTCGGGTGCTTCGAGATTCCGTCGGAACGAACTCGCCCGGTGGTTACTATGTCGGTCGGCGAAAGTTTGCTGAGGAAAATCCTGAATTGCTTAAGATTGTCATTGAAGAGATTGACAAAATTGAGCAGTGGGCAGAGGCAAATCGAACCGATGCAGCTAAGCTCATTGCACCCGAACAAAAACTTGATTTAGATGTCATGCAGAAAGTGATTGATCGGCGCACATTTGGACGCAGAGCGATTAGCCCAGACCTGATTAGGGATCAGCAACGTGTCGTCGATGTGTTCTTTGAAAATGCGTTGATTCCTAAGAGGGTCAATGTTCAAGATGCATTGTTACCCTCTGATCTCTATGCTGCAATCACGCCACAAAACATCAGCCAACGCTAA
- a CDS encoding YeeE/YedE family protein, which yields MSSVELSLPRSSQPRPQRLGVLVILAIAVAAAIGLTLFGWRQSVLFLIGGLFGISLYHASFGFASAYRRLFVYGDVNGVLSQVLMLAIATVLFVPFLATGSFLGQPIEGAVAPVAVQGAIGAFLFGIGMQLGSGCACGTLYTIGGGSSGMVLTLLTFGIGSFWASLTGGVWAGLPRLNPISLVNTWGWAGGAIQLAVLGLIAFVLWKRRDTTPSVQRSFSLLYGPWSLVWGAIALAVLNWLTLLVAGRPWGVTWGFTLWTAKIAQFLGWNPAASAFWSKGFGADALQKSVFADPISVTNFGVIVGAALAATLAGKLAVKKPQSRLAIAAALIGGLMMGYGARLAFGCNVGAYFGGIASTSLHGWLWIVFALLGTGIGVKVRSLFQLSN from the coding sequence ATGAGCAGTGTTGAACTTTCTCTACCGCGCTCGTCGCAACCTCGCCCACAGCGGTTAGGCGTGCTGGTAATTTTAGCGATCGCAGTTGCCGCTGCAATCGGACTGACTTTGTTTGGATGGCGGCAGAGCGTTTTATTTCTGATTGGTGGATTGTTTGGAATCAGCTTGTATCATGCAAGTTTCGGTTTTGCTTCTGCTTATCGGAGACTCTTTGTTTATGGCGATGTGAATGGAGTCTTGTCTCAAGTTTTGATGCTTGCGATCGCGACTGTGTTGTTTGTACCGTTCCTCGCAACTGGGTCTTTCTTGGGACAACCGATTGAAGGAGCCGTTGCACCCGTTGCTGTTCAAGGCGCGATTGGAGCATTTCTATTTGGGATTGGAATGCAATTAGGGAGCGGGTGCGCTTGTGGAACGCTATACACGATCGGGGGTGGCAGTAGCGGTATGGTGTTGACATTGCTGACATTTGGAATTGGTTCTTTCTGGGCAAGTCTCACTGGAGGTGTTTGGGCAGGATTGCCGAGATTGAATCCAATTTCTTTGGTTAACACTTGGGGTTGGGCTGGTGGTGCAATTCAGCTCGCAGTCTTGGGATTGATTGCGTTTGTGCTTTGGAAGCGACGGGATACGACTCCCTCTGTGCAGCGATCGTTCTCATTGCTGTATGGTCCTTGGTCGTTGGTTTGGGGCGCGATCGCGCTTGCTGTTCTAAACTGGTTGACGCTACTTGTTGCTGGAAGACCTTGGGGCGTGACCTGGGGCTTTACGCTCTGGACAGCGAAGATCGCTCAATTCTTAGGGTGGAATCCAGCAGCGAGTGCATTTTGGAGTAAAGGATTTGGAGCAGACGCTTTACAAAAAAGTGTCTTCGCAGATCCAATTTCTGTGACTAATTTCGGTGTGATTGTAGGAGCCGCACTCGCAGCAACTTTAGCAGGAAAGTTAGCAGTTAAAAAACCTCAATCAAGGTTAGCGATCGCGGCTGCGTTGATCGGCGGTTTGATGATGGGCTATGGTGCAAGGCTTGCATTTGGTTGTAATGTTGGTGCTTACTTTGGCGGGATTGCATCAACTAGCTTACATGGTTGGCTTTGGATTGTGTTTGCGCTCTTGGGGACGGGAATTGGCGTGAAGGTGCGATCGCTGTTTCAACTCTCAAATTAA
- a CDS encoding tetratricopeptide repeat protein has translation MRWIVLLAMILGLLIAPVGSFLPGAHHRTSHTISTGSVLAQYYFNQGLFFAYGFNYAEAYRSFQTAVKLDSHCAMCYWGMAYVLGSNINTEMPTDRMPLAWETVQKAVSLQNTVTLAERTYIQALSKRYTASLNYDRASLNLAYANAMREVAQSYPADLDAATLFAEALMDTTPWNYWQNNGKPKPEGQEILDTLQSVLEQDRNHIGALHFYIHAVEEKHPELAIAVADRLRDLHLPLGHLVHMPSHIYLRVGRYQDAVRSNQDAIAVDQKTRTQNGIYRFAYMPHNQHFLWYAATLAGEQQIALQAAEQTAKLVDPNLLRKPGYGTLQHYLSIPLYAWVKFGQWNKILVQPAPEADLAYPTGVWHYARGLAWAHQNEVQKTEIELKQLRAIALSPALNGVTIWDVNTTADLLEIGSEVLAAEIASRWGEIEPAIEWLRSAIAKEDQLTYDEPAPWHSPVRQSLGALLLVQKRSVEAAQVFREDLAIYPNNVWSLQGLARSLK, from the coding sequence ATGCGATGGATTGTCCTGTTGGCGATGATATTAGGCTTGTTGATAGCTCCGGTAGGGAGCTTTCTGCCTGGTGCTCACCACAGGACAAGTCACACCATTTCTACAGGTTCAGTGCTTGCCCAGTACTATTTTAATCAAGGATTATTCTTTGCTTACGGTTTCAATTATGCAGAAGCTTATCGATCGTTTCAGACCGCTGTAAAGCTCGATTCTCATTGTGCGATGTGCTACTGGGGAATGGCTTATGTGTTGGGTTCAAATATCAATACTGAAATGCCAACAGATCGAATGCCACTCGCTTGGGAAACGGTGCAGAAAGCGGTTTCACTCCAAAATACGGTTACTTTAGCAGAACGGACATATATTCAAGCATTATCAAAGCGATATACAGCTAGTTTGAACTACGATCGCGCTTCTCTCAATCTTGCTTATGCCAATGCAATGCGCGAAGTTGCTCAGAGCTATCCGGCTGATTTAGATGCCGCAACACTCTTCGCTGAAGCTTTGATGGATACTACGCCTTGGAACTATTGGCAGAACAATGGCAAGCCAAAACCAGAGGGGCAAGAAATTCTTGACACACTGCAATCCGTTCTAGAACAAGATCGCAACCACATCGGAGCATTACATTTCTACATTCATGCAGTAGAAGAAAAGCATCCAGAACTCGCGATCGCGGTTGCGGATCGACTGCGGGATTTACATCTTCCGCTGGGGCATCTCGTTCATATGCCGTCTCACATCTATCTAAGAGTTGGGCGCTATCAAGATGCAGTGCGAAGTAATCAAGACGCGATCGCAGTTGACCAAAAAACACGAACGCAGAATGGGATTTACCGATTCGCTTACATGCCGCACAATCAGCACTTTCTCTGGTACGCGGCTACACTCGCCGGAGAACAACAGATCGCGCTTCAAGCTGCGGAACAGACTGCAAAACTGGTTGATCCCAATTTGCTACGAAAACCAGGTTATGGAACCTTGCAACACTATTTGTCGATTCCTCTGTATGCTTGGGTCAAATTTGGACAATGGAATAAAATTCTTGTTCAACCTGCTCCTGAAGCTGATTTAGCTTATCCTACAGGCGTTTGGCACTATGCGCGAGGATTAGCATGGGCACATCAAAATGAGGTGCAGAAAACAGAAATAGAACTAAAACAATTAAGAGCGATCGCGTTGAGTCCAGCTCTAAATGGCGTAACAATTTGGGATGTGAACACTACGGCAGATTTGCTAGAAATTGGGTCTGAAGTTTTAGCAGCAGAGATTGCGTCAAGATGGGGAGAGATTGAGCCAGCGATCGAATGGTTGAGAAGTGCGATCGCGAAAGAAGATCAACTTACCTATGATGAGCCTGCGCCTTGGCATTCTCCAGTGCGGCAATCGTTGGGTGCTTTGTTGCTGGTGCAGAAGCGATCGGTAGAAGCGGCACAAGTATTTCGAGAAGATTTGGCAATCTATCCGAATAATGTTTGGTCGCTTCAAGGATTGGCACGTAGTTTGAAGTGA
- a CDS encoding Uma2 family endonuclease → MTQALEQRIYTPEEYLELELASETRSEYCNGEIIPMTGGTPDHNELAINLASLLKSTLRGKPYRIFATDQRLWIPARNLYTYPDVMVTEKPLQLQTGRTDTVINPCFIAEVLSKSTQDYDHGDKFSAYRTIESFREYLMIDQYSVHIEHYVKTAAHQWLLSEYDDPSVTLTLRTFDAQIQIAALYENIEFDR, encoded by the coding sequence ATGACACAGGCACTCGAACAGCGAATCTATACTCCTGAAGAGTATCTTGAGCTTGAACTGGCTTCTGAGACTCGCAGCGAATACTGCAATGGAGAAATAATTCCGATGACCGGAGGGACTCCTGATCACAATGAGTTGGCAATTAACCTCGCATCCTTGCTGAAATCTACTCTGCGAGGAAAGCCTTATCGCATTTTTGCGACAGATCAACGGCTTTGGATTCCTGCTCGCAATCTCTACACTTATCCTGATGTAATGGTAACTGAAAAGCCTTTACAACTTCAGACCGGGCGAACTGATACGGTGATTAATCCCTGCTTCATCGCTGAAGTGCTATCTAAATCAACGCAAGATTATGATCACGGGGATAAGTTTTCTGCTTACCGCACGATCGAGAGCTTCCGCGAATATTTGATGATTGATCAATACAGCGTTCACATCGAACACTACGTTAAAACGGCTGCCCATCAATGGCTACTCTCCGAATATGACGATCCGAGTGTCACGTTGACTTTGAGAACGTTTGACGCTCAAATCCAAATCGCTGCGCTTTATGAGAATATCGAGTTTGATCGTTGA